TGCTACCGCGGCTGCAGAGGCCTCGGCGTGGTGGGAAAGAGAACCGCAGGGAGTGTTTGCCCCTGGCGGACCGGCCCTTCCCCGTCCCGTTACTGTAGGAGACGACCAGCCGGCGGTTCTCCTCTGGTGCGACGGCGCACGATGGTCCTCTGATGGTTTTGTTGAGGCGGGGGGAGTCGCCGCTGGGTTCATCGGGCAGATTGCCGGCTGCGATGCTGCCACTCTTGATGTGGGGTGTGTGGCTGTGGGTGTGGCGGTACTCCTCGTCAATGTCCTTACCCAGCTTCCACCTCTTCCACTTTTTTAGCATCTCAGACTGCACCTGAGGAATGATGGAACAGCAGAGAGAATAGAGGGAGGACAGACACATGAAGGTATGTGATGAAGATTAAATATGAGGGCAGAGCACTTCATTAGATGGACGTCTCCTGCCAaagaatacatttaataatttaGAGATTAGCAAATGGATGATGTTGTGTCCATCCCACTTTGTAGACAAATGAATCAAGTAGGACTTGAGCAAAGATGGAGCTTTTAAGTTATACAAAAGAAGGATAAAAGCCAGCGACAGGAACACTGATGATGAAATATGTCTAATTTACCCTCACTACAGGGGGAAAGGAAGGAAGTGCAGCTATGGCAGAGATTGCATTAAGATGGTCCTTGACATGTAAGCACATCTGTCTCACCTCTTTGTTGACAAAGCAGTAGAGAATGGCGACCAGCAGGCCCTGTAATAGAAGGAGGACCTTTAGTATTTTATCAATATTAGATACTAAACAACAAGCTATTGCTCTTTTCAGTATTATTAATTCATATGAGGTGATTGTCAATCAGGTCGTCCTTGAGGCCAGGTGAATGTTTGttccagatgtaatgaaattccctgtGGGTGTTCCTgatatatcatgttcacaagaactTGAGATCACCTCGATCTTTGACCTGAAACAACTAAATTCTAATTGGTAGCAAATCTGAAGACATTTCTTCAAGGAGTTCTTAAGGTATAGTGTTCACAAGACAACAAATGTGAGGTCACAGCCACCTTGTTGTTGAAATTTGGTTCATCGTTGAGTCCAAATTAAAGTTAGTACCACAGATACataaactaaaattaaaaagtaataacAATGATTGTATCTGGTATCACATCATCAATGCACTGCAGTCAAGAGCAAGCAAGTGTTTGCAAGTCCAGTTTTGAATGTGCATGTATAAGACTACAGACCAATGTTAAGCGGGTCGTGTATTTAGGTATTATCACTAACACACTAAatgagaaacacacatttagcGAAGTCTTTGCTATTGACCTGACGTCTCCATTTGATGGCAAAGCaactctcagtgtgtgtgtgtgtgtgtgtaatacactgaagaaaacaatgTGTAACAAAGCCAGGGATGGAAGACGATGGCTGGCAAGTTAACACTTCTCAAGAAATCAGATTTGCAAAGAtagaaatgaattaaaatgactGCTGGCTGTAAACAGAAGCATTGCTTGTTTATGAGAAAATGACACAAAGCAGCTGTAAATACAAAAGGGTCCtactgtttattcatttttttatcaatttctACTTTGGTTTACATTTTCCCAATTTAAAAGTGGTGAAACATTTTGCACTAGAACACattcaaatgtataaaaacatgcAATTTGACTGAACACATGAATGAAAAGAGCCAAACACCCAGTTGTATTATAATAAGTTTCCTGAAAGGCCATATACGTTAAAGAATCAAGTCCCTTAGAAACCATTGTCTGCAtccaaaaaaaagatttaaaaacacaacatgaaaacagtgtGTTAAGTGTGTTAAGATTCCTGTGAAGTCGATTCTCACCTGGAAGGAGTTGAACAGGAGGTCACAGAAGAGACGAATGAGACGCAGCATGGAGCCTTTGGGAACCGACTCGTCGATGACGAAGGTGAAAAGGATGGCGTGAATCCCCAGCAGGGGGATGAGAGTCAGAGTGGACTTTGCAAGTCTGGAGCCGAGAAGGAAAATGAGGAATAGTTGCAAAGataacaaaacattaaatgGTAATAACATATATACAAAGATTATGCTCTTCAGTACAATCattctgaaatgaaatgcaaagtgataaaaatgttaatttccaTGATTTTAAAGAAGCTGTAATCAGTGTATTAAAATTCAATAAATAGTGATTAAAAACCACCTTTTCTACTGGTCTGCAGAATATTACAGTATTTTTTCTGTTCATGTTTTGATTATCTGGCCTCCATTCTCATCGAGTGTTATTTTCAAGTGGAATTTTTATCCCCGTTTTTAGAAACAGGGGTTCTCTCACCTGAACTTGTAGTCGGTGTATCTCATCTGATGAGCTCTGAGTTTAGACATCAGGATCTTTATGATGCGGATGAAAATGAAGAAGTTGATCTGGAGTAAGTAGAGAAGGGAATTTTAAGTGGAGTCATATGAGCAAAATATGTTCAAGAGATGTTTAGATATAAtgagtgtgagagggagagagagaaagagagagagggagagagagaaagagagagagagagagagagagagagagagactgcctAAAATTTCCATAACTGGACTGTCATTTAGTAACTCCTGAGCCTTTTTGTGGTCTGTGGTATTTGACATGGCCTTACCaaatgcgcacacacacgcacacacacacacacacgcacacacacgcacacccacccacccacacacacacacacacacacacacacacacacacacacacacgcacacacacacaaacatatccATCAGGACAAAAAACAAGTTACCAAACTTGGAGCGCTAATGACATGAGTGCTGTAATAATTAATGTTCTCTGTCATCAGAGGGTGTTCTGCACTtgatcacagtgtgtgtgaaactgcacgcaaacacactttattgaggtgtgtgtgtgtttgaagactAGTTGAACTGCAGGGTTGTGTTAGGGATTGTTGTAGGACGACAGGACATCACATCTGTTACACAACCATGCGACAACTGTTTTAACTGTGCAGGCTGGTTAGTGTattttttgagtgtgtgcatgcacacgtACGCTTTTGCATGAGGTCACAAAGGTCGGGACTGTTACTCTTAATATGCACTTGTATGCTCATAAGTGTGTCTCTACGAGCACAAGAGGCAGGAAACACAAGAAGAAGTCCACAActtaattatgtgtgtgtgtgtgtgtgcttcacaTCTCAAGCTTCCAATTTAGGATGGAGAATGTTGGAATTAATACGAATTCTAATGAGACACAATTCGATTCTCACTGTAAGACAACAGTTACAACTTTTACCAAAGTGTTTTAAAAGATTGCAAATTACAATTATGAGTTATGAGTTTTTACCTCTTTTGactattttgaaaatattattaAGACAAAACGAGGAAAAAGTATTTGAGTAAATGTGCATTTgagaaaacatgtaaaaacGTGTGGTTACTCCTtgtaaagtgaaaaacaacaaagtgaaaaaaatacgAAAATCCATTTGGACCTGAACATGTtgcatgaaacatgaaacaaatgagaaaatcttctctcttctttccacATTCTGAGTTTTGTAATGCAGATTTCTGAGTCTTCCCTTTATTACTTTTTTGTGTCCAATCCACAAACACCTTCAGCTCTCAACACTTCATTCTGAATTTCATCTCCCCTCCTCTTTACTTCCTTCTGACATTCTGTTCACTAATGTGCAACATtttgttcaataaaaaaaaaggttataaAACAGGGAAAATAAATCTCTGAGGAAGCTCTCTTAGTTTTGTGGCTAACAAGTCAATAAGTATTCACGGTTTATTCAAAAGTCTGGATTTGTTGTGGCCTGTCTCAAAACATTCTGCAACATTCTGAGTGGTTCAATTTTACACGGATGGAGTCACTTCCTTTTTCTGTCGACTCTCTTCGGGCTGAGATATACATGCTCATAAGCTTCAGATGCATTATGAGCATGATACATGACACATACTTGCTGTGTTCTTAACATGACCATGGCATGTTGCTGGAGTATTCTTCACCACAGAATTACACACTACTTAACTCAGACTGCATAAAGCGTATCATTAATTTTTGAGGATGTGCACAACCGACGCACCAAACAGATGCAGGATACATGAGGCAGCCATGATGTGTACACGTACAAAACTTAAGACTAAGCCTATATCTGTGGCCTTAGGTCTTAAAACCTGACCGATATTTCAATCCTCCTGAACGAGCTGTGTGACTCTATCAAACCTCCACATCCCCCCACTCATCTGAAGTCTGCGGTGTGTTCATCTGCAACATGTTGGAATATTTCAACCCTTTTTGGCTCGGCTGCAACGACGAGGCCAGCCTCTATAAATACAACCGTCAAACATTAGCTACTTCCTGTAGAAGACAGTCACCAGCATCAAGTTGGGATTTTCCTGTTCAAGCACATCTCTCAATGTCTCTCATTCAACTgaccacacacagcagctgacacCGACGTGAATGAGTGATCATTTTACAAGAAAATCTGAAATCAGCAGCTGTTTTTTTGAATGAGGCTTTTTGATCAATGTCTGCATTTATCACCAAAATCTTTCCATTCTTTCTGTCGGCAGCAGTggtgtcttctgtgtgtatgGCTCCTCATTCCGAGATATCTGTATTCCTCCAGTTTTACAGCCATCGCGTCAACTCACTTGCTGAAGAATGAATGAAGTTGTCTACATTTCTTACATCATTTTGTTCAATTACAAAAATGCCAGAATAAGAGGATTATGAGACTTACCAGATAAGCAAACAGTATAGGAGAGCGGATGATCCACCAATATCCCATGTTAATATTTCTCTCCcagcacctacacacacacacacacacacacacacacacaattctttGTTATCATTACAATTCAGATGTTCTTGCTGTATCCTAAGAGTCATCACAAATTCATTCACAGGAGCATGAGTAGATTTAAGGAAGTCAAAAGGAAAGACCATTAAAAACTTCTGTCACTTGCCTCTTCACAGATAAAAGCTGTTACACATACACCACCTTTTATTTGATGTGACATTATTAGGAAGTGGATAAAACTTACTCCTCATTCTCATACAGATATTTCATTGTGATCCACGGCAGCACGAAGATGAGCGGTGCACCTGAGAATATATGAAAGGAACCCAAAAAAATTGAATATATCTTCAAACGCTCCCGTCGTCTTTTTTTCACCTCCGACAAAATGGAAAGCTCAACTTTACTGTAGATAACAGAACTATCATCGTATATCTGATTTATAAATCTCTTCTACAAGCTCTTGACATATTTATACAAAGACATTTCAGATACTTATAATAACCCATCAGGCAACATAGCCTGGATCAAACAGTGAAGACTaatccatcttcctcttctgaCGTCTACTCACATTGTGTTCTCATTTCAGAGCCTGCCATGTCTCACCTACATCACTATACTGTGAATCTGTGAATTACTGTTCTTATCCTGAGGATGTCCACCTGTCGAACAAAGCTGCACTTGAGTCTATTTACAAACCTGTAAACCATCTCTGCACCTTATTGT
This is a stretch of genomic DNA from Paralichthys olivaceus isolate ysfri-2021 chromosome 8, ASM2471397v2, whole genome shotgun sequence. It encodes these proteins:
- the gcgrb gene encoding glucagon receptor isoform X3, producing MPAGLMESQEPLSMSPAHGSCHGTVKFSMVWCTESAEKTVSGQRRILANVRTTLQQYGRILSQLRIMYTVGYSLSLGALLLALGILITFRRLHCMRNNIHMNLFASFILRAVSILVKDALLTLTLDPRSNSDTRTHAWAVMWCRGAMVMMQYSVMANNYWLLVEGIYLHSLLVITVFSERKYFSIYLAIGWGAPLIFVLPWITMKYLYENEECWERNINMGYWWIIRSPILFAYLINFFIFIRIIKILMSKLRAHQMRYTDYKFRLAKSTLTLIPLLGIHAILFTFVIDESVPKGSMLRLIRLFCDLLFNSFQGLLVAILYCFVNKEVQSEMLKKWKRWKLGKDIDEEYRHTHSHTPHIKSGSIAAGNLPDEPSGDSPRLNKTIRGPSCAVAPEENRRLVVSYSNGTGKGRSARGKHSLRFSFPPRRGLCSRGSTTTEDVCLEERAHCHIYPLKGEETNV